The following proteins are encoded in a genomic region of bacterium:
- the uvrC gene encoding excinuclease ABC subunit UvrC: MVEKSAADVGLDSLDWAVLEKRYSVTLREKLSSLPTSPGCYLMKNSSGEIIYVGKAKVLRNRVRQYFQKGADHTRRTRRMVREIADLTWIATDTELEALILESNLIKKHNPNYNVRLRDDKSYPYIAITLSDEWPRVEYKRKLRMQPKEADRYFGPYTDTEAVRDTMRLIRRVFRVPCGFKHPELSKGKACMYYHINQCTGVCAGKITHDEYMTVIDDVMDFLAGKREKLVKKLLAQMEQAAENLEFEKAARLRDQVQAIQTLIARQKVISTALEDQDVIAMVADGCNTIAEMFFIRGGKLIGQEHYLLENACEDDLSASLQEFIDQHYTTAPYVPPEILVNADIAELDMTESWLRQKRGTKVSVHCPKRGERRQLVEMAKKNAELVLKQIKLKMSTDEARIHEELGELQRAIGLAELPRRIEAYDISNIQGYYTVASLVVFEDGQPKKAHYRKFKIKQHDGKPDDYASMKEAVSRRLTGSLRKTQAFAELPDLMLIDGGKGQLNAALEVIRESGEQGVSPVVGLAKQFEEIYKPGRPDPIILPRNSKALHLIQRVRDEAHRFAVSYHRNLRGKSMRASVLNNIAGIGPKRRKELMKHFGSVEKIKEASVDELAAVPNMGQSAAQAVYMYFHSENEDQ, from the coding sequence GTGGTCGAAAAGTCTGCGGCCGATGTGGGTCTCGACTCACTGGACTGGGCTGTTCTTGAAAAGAGATACTCCGTGACATTAAGGGAGAAGCTCTCGTCCCTGCCCACGTCTCCCGGATGCTATTTGATGAAAAATTCGTCCGGCGAGATCATATACGTCGGCAAGGCAAAAGTTTTGCGCAACCGGGTGCGGCAATATTTCCAAAAGGGCGCGGATCACACCAGACGCACCAGGCGTATGGTTCGTGAGATAGCAGACCTCACCTGGATAGCAACGGATACCGAACTTGAAGCACTCATACTCGAATCGAACCTCATAAAGAAGCACAACCCAAACTATAACGTTCGCCTGCGTGACGACAAGAGCTACCCATATATCGCGATCACACTCAGCGACGAGTGGCCCCGCGTCGAGTACAAACGCAAACTCAGAATGCAGCCCAAGGAAGCAGACAGATATTTTGGTCCATATACGGACACAGAAGCTGTTCGCGACACCATGCGCCTTATCCGCCGTGTGTTCAGAGTGCCGTGCGGTTTCAAGCACCCCGAGCTATCCAAGGGTAAGGCGTGCATGTATTATCACATCAACCAATGCACAGGCGTCTGCGCCGGCAAGATCACTCACGACGAATATATGACTGTGATAGACGATGTAATGGATTTCCTGGCCGGTAAGCGGGAGAAGCTTGTAAAAAAGCTACTGGCTCAGATGGAACAGGCAGCCGAGAACCTAGAATTCGAGAAAGCCGCACGGCTCAGGGACCAGGTCCAGGCGATCCAGACCCTGATAGCGCGCCAGAAGGTGATATCGACTGCGTTGGAGGATCAGGACGTGATAGCAATGGTGGCAGACGGATGCAACACCATAGCCGAGATGTTCTTCATTCGTGGCGGCAAACTGATAGGCCAGGAGCACTATCTTTTGGAAAACGCATGTGAGGATGATCTGAGTGCGAGCCTGCAGGAGTTCATAGACCAGCACTACACCACAGCTCCTTATGTCCCGCCGGAGATTCTGGTCAATGCCGATATAGCCGAACTCGATATGACCGAAAGCTGGCTCAGGCAAAAGAGGGGGACCAAGGTCAGTGTCCACTGTCCCAAACGCGGTGAGCGCAGACAGCTTGTCGAGATGGCGAAGAAGAATGCAGAGCTGGTATTGAAGCAGATCAAGCTCAAGATGTCCACCGACGAAGCCAGGATACATGAAGAACTGGGCGAATTGCAGCGGGCAATTGGCCTAGCTGAACTACCACGGCGTATCGAGGCGTATGATATTTCCAATATACAGGGCTATTATACGGTCGCATCATTGGTCGTATTCGAGGATGGCCAGCCCAAGAAAGCGCACTACCGCAAGTTCAAGATCAAGCAGCATGACGGCAAACCCGATGATTATGCATCTATGAAGGAAGCTGTCTCAAGAAGGCTCACAGGCAGCCTCCGCAAGACCCAAGCATTCGCTGAACTGCCCGACCTGATGCTCATAGACGGCGGCAAAGGTCAGCTCAACGCTGCACTGGAAGTGATTAGAGAGAGTGGAGAGCAGGGAGTGTCGCCTGTGGTAGGATTGGCAAAGCAGTTTGAGGAGATATACAAACCCGGCAGGCCGGACCCGATAATTTTGCCTCGAAACTCAAAGGCTCTGCATCTGATTCAAAGAGTGCGTGACGAAGCGCACAGGTTTGCCGTATCATATCATAGAAACCTGCGCGGCAAGAGTATGCGCGCATCCGTTCTAAACAATATCGCTGGCATTGGACCGAAACGTCGAAAGGAACTGATGAAACACTTCGGGTCGGTAGAGAAAATAAAAGAGGCGTCCGTCGATGAGCTTGCAGCCGTGCCGAATATGGGTCAGTCGGCTGCTCAGGCTGTGTATATGTACTTTCACAGCGAAAATGAGGATCAGTAG
- a CDS encoding DUF2089 domain-containing protein, with protein sequence MEWYELTKMTNGAKVLVERVRIEDKDVAIEGSFELPPLANLSAEDQVFVAAFVRCHGSIKQMEQTFGVSYPTIKSRLNRIGNELKFVEVASPVSQDEVLAKLDRGEVSVEEALEMMRR encoded by the coding sequence ATGGAATGGTATGAACTTACCAAGATGACAAATGGCGCAAAAGTGCTGGTCGAACGGGTGAGAATCGAAGACAAAGACGTTGCCATAGAAGGCAGCTTCGAGTTGCCGCCGCTGGCTAACCTGTCGGCGGAAGATCAAGTCTTTGTAGCGGCGTTTGTCCGCTGTCATGGTTCAATCAAGCAGATGGAGCAGACGTTTGGCGTCAGCTATCCTACAATCAAATCACGTCTGAACCGTATTGGCAACGAACTAAAGTTCGTTGAAGTTGCCTCACCTGTCTCACAAGATGAAGTTCTTGCAAAACTCGACCGAGGTGAAGTATCGGTCGAAGAAGCATTGGAGATGATGAGACGATGA
- a CDS encoding DUF2795 domain-containing protein has product MATFIDYRTPLKVEAYLDDIIFPCSRYEILRCAEENEAPDAILDAIESLPEHRYRDIKEILGKFE; this is encoded by the coding sequence ATGGCAACATTTATTGATTACAGAACACCGTTGAAGGTGGAAGCATATCTGGATGACATAATCTTTCCCTGCTCACGCTACGAAATCCTGCGCTGTGCTGAGGAGAACGAAGCACCCGATGCGATCCTCGATGCCATAGAGAGCCTGCCCGAGCACAGATATCGTGACATCAAAGAAATTCTCGGCAAGTTCGAGTGA
- the holA gene encoding DNA polymerase III subunit delta → MSAKKDNPRAYLLRGDDDFQKNKHLDKLLRTLVTGDFADFDLEPMEGDGATSDRIITGLNIPPFGSKQRVVLVRHANKMHPDEQSRLAEKIGSISQTGCLILVNPAAEKVDGKPKKGSEVIGDLSKAVRKVGEVVEFGKMRTDAAIKFAMTAFTDSGKKVVSPVAAALVQRVGTDSSILSTEIKKLIDYSGDAETISVQDVAAVTSETHEEKVFKLVDAVAAKDQALSLRLLEEIFEFSDDPRAEAPKTLAVIARQFRMVWQMKLLNEMGVRSFTKSDVPDNIKDMLPTDTNILDILSRQSWQAERLSRQARPFSRSDLTRCFSAIAKADQMLKSIDGDMENPEMVMQLLVIELARK, encoded by the coding sequence ATGAGCGCGAAAAAAGACAATCCAAGAGCATATCTGCTGCGCGGCGATGACGATTTCCAGAAGAACAAGCACCTGGACAAGCTGCTCAGGACCCTGGTGACGGGCGATTTTGCCGATTTCGATCTGGAGCCGATGGAAGGTGATGGAGCCACTTCCGACCGCATCATCACCGGCCTCAATATTCCTCCGTTCGGCTCAAAACAGCGTGTGGTGCTGGTCAGGCACGCAAACAAGATGCATCCAGATGAGCAGAGCAGACTGGCCGAGAAGATCGGTTCCATTTCGCAGACAGGCTGCCTGATTTTGGTGAACCCAGCCGCTGAAAAAGTCGACGGCAAACCCAAAAAGGGTTCCGAGGTTATAGGCGACCTCTCAAAGGCTGTGCGCAAGGTCGGCGAAGTCGTCGAGTTCGGGAAAATGCGAACCGACGCCGCGATCAAATTTGCCATGACTGCATTTACCGATTCGGGCAAGAAAGTCGTCTCGCCTGTGGCAGCCGCACTTGTCCAGCGTGTCGGGACGGATTCGTCTATACTTTCGACCGAGATCAAGAAGCTCATAGACTATTCGGGCGATGCTGAGACAATATCAGTCCAGGACGTTGCAGCAGTCACAAGCGAGACGCATGAGGAGAAAGTGTTTAAGCTGGTCGACGCGGTTGCCGCAAAGGATCAGGCGCTTTCGTTGAGGCTCCTGGAAGAGATATTCGAGTTCAGCGACGATCCGCGCGCCGAAGCTCCCAAGACCCTTGCCGTGATCGCGCGTCAGTTCCGTATGGTCTGGCAGATGAAACTGCTTAATGAGATGGGGGTTAGGTCATTCACGAAAAGTGACGTGCCGGACAATATCAAAGATATGCTTCCCACCGACACCAACATACTCGACATCCTCTCCAGACAAAGCTGGCAGGCCGAGCGGCTCTCTCGCCAGGCGAGACCGTTTTCACGCTCGGACCTAACCAGATGCTTCAGCGCAATAGCAAAGGCTGATCAGATGCTTAAATCCATTGACGGCGATATGGAAAACCCTGAGATGGTGATGCAGCTTTTGGTCATCGAGCTTGCGCGAAAATAA
- a CDS encoding ASKHA domain-containing protein, translated as MHTVKFLPSNKEITVPTETLISDAAIKAGIGDLHLPCGGKGTCGRCLVELVEGHVEQDKASKIDSELAKKNLVMACRSHITGDITVRITPAHDISMRVVGDSHLLIGEDHLPDMTSLTPLVRSVELTIPPASIDENYSDWQRMVRELSKHTGSQPITSDVHVLQSLASAVREQDGNVTVLFHSNKSGVRVTEVLPGHDTNKLYGVAIDIGTTTAALQLVDLVGGRVVSSRTSYNAQIRLGSDIISRIDYARTPQKLSELHSLVIETINGLIADAATDSDLHADDIKAAFISGNMTMIHLFLALPPKYIRESPYVTTVNAVPCLSADQVGLNIAKNSPVEFAPGVGSYVGGDITAGLLCTDIPTNSDEVFLFLDIGTNGEIVLGNADWVVSCACSAGPAFEGSGIKCGMRASEGAIEYVKISDDLGRIDCDVIGGVKPSGICGSGLICLLGELFIHGIIDQMGHFNTDLATDRLDCIDGKPVFIIERAENTANSQDLIITEVDIENLMRTKAAIYAACSLILDNVGLDYASISRVYIAGGFGRYIHIEDAVLIGMLPDLPYERFTYIGNSSLTGSYIALLSQDHRDRLTEIASKMTYIDLSSDNHYMDAYLSALFLPHTDIGRFPSVAKLIGH; from the coding sequence ATGCACACAGTAAAGTTTCTGCCGTCGAATAAAGAGATCACAGTCCCGACTGAGACGCTTATTTCGGATGCAGCCATCAAGGCGGGCATCGGAGATTTGCATCTGCCTTGTGGAGGCAAAGGCACATGTGGCAGATGCCTTGTCGAACTGGTGGAGGGACATGTCGAGCAGGACAAAGCCTCGAAGATAGACAGCGAACTTGCCAAAAAAAACCTTGTAATGGCATGCCGCTCGCACATTACGGGTGATATTACCGTCCGTATAACACCGGCACATGACATCTCGATGCGTGTTGTCGGCGACAGCCACCTGCTCATAGGTGAAGACCATTTGCCCGATATGACAAGCCTTACGCCTCTCGTAAGAAGTGTGGAGCTGACAATTCCGCCTGCGTCGATAGACGAGAACTATTCAGACTGGCAGCGCATGGTTCGCGAGCTTTCCAAACATACCGGTTCGCAGCCGATTACTTCAGATGTCCATGTATTGCAAAGTCTTGCTTCGGCGGTCCGTGAGCAGGACGGCAATGTGACTGTCCTGTTTCACTCGAATAAATCCGGCGTGAGAGTGACTGAAGTCTTGCCGGGTCACGATACGAATAAACTCTACGGTGTCGCGATAGACATAGGCACGACCACAGCCGCACTCCAGCTTGTCGATCTGGTGGGCGGCAGAGTCGTATCGTCCAGAACGTCATATAATGCCCAGATCAGGCTCGGCTCGGATATAATCAGCCGGATAGACTATGCCCGCACACCTCAAAAACTGAGCGAACTCCACAGCCTGGTGATCGAGACCATAAACGGCCTCATCGCCGATGCTGCCACAGACAGTGATCTGCACGCGGATGATATCAAAGCCGCATTTATCTCCGGCAACATGACCATGATCCACCTGTTCCTGGCTCTGCCGCCTAAATATATACGCGAAAGTCCGTATGTAACGACTGTTAACGCAGTGCCTTGCTTGAGTGCAGATCAGGTCGGGCTGAATATAGCGAAAAACAGTCCTGTGGAGTTTGCGCCTGGGGTGGGGAGCTATGTGGGAGGCGATATTACTGCCGGTCTGCTGTGCACAGACATCCCAACCAATTCTGACGAAGTATTTTTATTTTTGGATATCGGCACGAATGGCGAAATTGTGCTGGGAAATGCCGACTGGGTGGTCTCATGCGCATGTTCAGCAGGTCCGGCATTCGAGGGTTCGGGGATCAAGTGCGGCATGCGCGCTTCCGAGGGCGCAATCGAGTATGTGAAAATAAGTGATGACCTGGGCCGGATCGACTGCGATGTGATAGGCGGTGTGAAGCCGTCAGGCATCTGCGGATCGGGACTCATCTGCCTGCTTGGAGAACTCTTTATTCATGGGATAATCGACCAGATGGGTCATTTCAACACCGATCTTGCAACGGATCGGCTTGACTGCATTGACGGCAAACCTGTCTTTATAATAGAGCGAGCCGAGAATACAGCCAACAGCCAGGACCTGATAATCACTGAAGTTGATATAGAAAACCTGATGCGCACCAAAGCCGCGATATATGCCGCATGCTCTCTGATTCTGGACAATGTAGGGCTGGATTATGCATCAATATCGCGAGTATACATAGCAGGCGGGTTCGGCAGGTATATACACATCGAAGATGCAGTTCTGATAGGTATGCTGCCCGACCTGCCGTATGAGCGGTTTACATATATAGGCAATTCCTCTCTCACCGGCTCGTATATAGCGCTTTTGTCTCAGGACCACAGGGATCGGCTGACAGAAATCGCATCAAAGATGACTTATATAGACCTCAGCAGCGATAACCACTATATGGATGCCTACCTCAGCGCTCTGTTTTTGCCTCATACTGACATTGGCAGGTTTCCGTCAGTTGCAAAGTTGATAGGGCATTAA
- a CDS encoding acetyl-CoA decarbonylase/synthase complex subunit gamma yields the protein MALTGLDIFKLLPKTNCGECGVPTCMAFAMKMAAKSAELAACPYASDEAKEKLGAASKPPIRSVKIGPAGHEVVVGGEIVMFRHEKTFVNQTAIAVAFTDDLRPDDLAHQAALVRDYCLERVGEQLTLDMVLIENVTGEVEQFVTAVKEVIGTTGRPAVLMSDNPDAIEAALKAIDGQRPLIHAATPDNVEVMAKLALDYKSPLVARAKSLDELADLTTKLAGMGVQDIVLDLPSDNPAAAIQYNTIIRKAALKNTYEPMGYPVINYLTGSDLPCLVADASSLMCKYASILVIDSLAYEALLPVMMLRQNIFTDPQKPIQVEPKVYPIGDAGVDSPVLVTTNFSLTYFIVSGEVENSGVPAHLAIVDSEGMSVLTAWAAGKFSGEKIAAFIKESGIADKIKSRKLVIPGYVSQISGELEENLPGWEISVGPQEASDLGPYMKMLVA from the coding sequence ATGGCGCTAACTGGCCTGGATATATTCAAGCTGCTGCCGAAGACCAACTGCGGCGAGTGCGGTGTGCCCACATGCATGGCCTTTGCCATGAAGATGGCGGCAAAGTCAGCCGAACTCGCCGCTTGTCCGTATGCTTCCGATGAGGCTAAGGAGAAGCTGGGAGCGGCAAGCAAACCGCCGATTCGGTCGGTGAAGATTGGTCCTGCCGGTCATGAAGTGGTGGTCGGCGGCGAAATAGTGATGTTTCGACACGAGAAGACCTTCGTGAACCAGACGGCCATTGCAGTCGCGTTTACAGACGATCTGCGGCCGGACGATCTTGCGCATCAGGCTGCTCTCGTGCGTGACTACTGTCTTGAGCGTGTCGGCGAGCAGCTTACGCTGGATATGGTCCTGATCGAGAATGTGACGGGCGAGGTTGAGCAGTTTGTCACGGCAGTCAAAGAAGTGATCGGCACAACAGGCCGCCCGGCAGTGCTTATGAGCGACAATCCCGACGCTATTGAGGCTGCGTTGAAGGCAATTGACGGTCAGAGACCGCTGATCCATGCCGCCACGCCCGATAATGTCGAAGTAATGGCTAAACTGGCGCTGGATTATAAGTCGCCACTTGTTGCGCGTGCGAAGTCTCTCGATGAACTTGCTGACCTGACTACGAAGTTGGCTGGGATGGGCGTGCAGGACATAGTTCTCGACCTTCCGTCAGATAACCCCGCCGCTGCAATCCAATATAACACAATCATACGCAAAGCGGCGCTCAAGAACACATATGAGCCTATGGGCTATCCGGTCATCAATTATCTGACTGGCAGTGATCTGCCGTGTCTGGTTGCCGACGCATCGAGCCTGATGTGTAAATATGCCTCTATTCTTGTGATCGACAGCCTGGCTTATGAAGCGCTGCTGCCTGTGATGATGCTGCGTCAGAATATCTTCACCGATCCACAGAAGCCAATTCAGGTGGAGCCTAAGGTTTACCCGATTGGTGACGCTGGTGTGGACTCGCCAGTGCTGGTCACCACCAATTTCTCCCTGACATATTTCATCGTCTCCGGTGAAGTCGAAAACTCGGGTGTGCCCGCGCATCTGGCGATTGTCGACTCCGAGGGCATGAGTGTGCTTACAGCATGGGCTGCCGGCAAATTCTCAGGCGAGAAGATTGCCGCATTTATCAAAGAGTCCGGCATTGCAGACAAGATAAAGAGCCGCAAGCTGGTGATCCCCGGATATGTCTCTCAGATAAGCGGCGAACTGGAAGAAAACCTGCCGGGCTGGGAGATATCAGTCGGCCCACAGGAAGCCTCAGACTTGGGACCGTATATGAAGATGCTGGTGGCGTAA
- a CDS encoding rubrerythrin family protein: protein MSNLKGTKTEKNLLTAFAGESQARNRYTFFAGQAKKDGYEQIAAIFEETANQEKEHAKRLFKNLEGGEVEITGAFPAGVIGTTLENLKAAAAGENHEWTSMYPDYAKEAQEEGFDGIAKMLEAIAVAEKQHEKRYNELAANIEADIVFKRDGVVVWRCRNCGYLHTGTEAPKVCPACAHPQAHFELLGENW, encoded by the coding sequence ATGTCGAATTTGAAAGGAACCAAGACGGAAAAGAATTTACTGACGGCATTTGCCGGGGAGTCTCAGGCACGCAATCGCTATACTTTCTTTGCCGGCCAGGCCAAGAAAGATGGGTATGAGCAGATTGCAGCCATATTCGAGGAGACCGCGAACCAGGAAAAAGAGCATGCCAAGCGCCTTTTCAAGAATCTTGAGGGCGGCGAGGTTGAGATAACAGGCGCATTTCCCGCCGGTGTGATCGGAACCACATTAGAGAACCTGAAAGCTGCAGCCGCAGGCGAGAACCATGAGTGGACATCAATGTATCCTGACTACGCAAAAGAGGCACAGGAAGAGGGCTTCGACGGCATCGCAAAGATGCTGGAGGCTATAGCTGTTGCAGAGAAGCAGCATGAGAAGCGCTATAATGAACTTGCAGCCAATATCGAAGCGGATATAGTTTTCAAGCGAGACGGCGTGGTGGTATGGCGATGTCGCAACTGCGGTTATCTGCACACGGGCACTGAGGCTCCAAAAGTCTGCCCTGCTTGTGCGCATCCGCAGGCTCATTTCGAGCTGCTTGGGGAAAACTGGTAG
- a CDS encoding N-6 DNA methylase, with amino-acid sequence MANVQTPKKLADMLAGIVRQDSNPDTQYEAYSLFLDRLLQSSIATPHNCPITKQVAAVLDHIDLDQVFTDYVAEGKDPAIYFFEEFTRACNALASRKRGVHYSPPTIVSYMVRCVESILSANMGISMQDAVVIDPCCGMGTFLKYIEDNCKHGRLIGMELDPTPAKLALHILRKSEIIQANSLDKTDLDIGNNMPVIIGNPPYSGHSSNAGKIEELLADYKDGLAERNPKWLQDDYVKFMRMAQNHIDSADKGIVAFITNHSYLFNPTFRVMRESLMRSFNHTYILDLNGNAKINAERSDENVFPIQMGVAISFMVKNADCNNKRLYYTQLHGTRTQKLDTLSHMSFTDTPWKDITPIKPFNLFIPVDNDLQKEYYAYPSILDLFNERSVGFVTSRDEFAVDEDRQALLERITALRDDKISPDEIRGRYAVGDLDIESARQTLQLDPDWESKIVEATYRPFDRRWVYLSKAVMERPRLPFMENMLHDNIALAVGRAGRVTGSSEWDVVFCADCPTDLNLFRRGGAMLLPKYIYTDGHRKSNLKSDNDGIFFYIYAVLYSVQYRARYADFLKSDYPRIPIVDNSHIFDELVDLGKELIAVHLMPNKVFPGDMSQMTIGGYGIPLGSAVIRTGVIQKKIDKALCSGAI; translated from the coding sequence ATGGCTAATGTGCAGACTCCCAAAAAACTGGCCGATATGCTGGCTGGGATCGTTCGTCAGGACTCAAACCCAGACACGCAATACGAAGCCTACAGCCTTTTTCTGGACAGACTACTGCAATCTTCCATCGCCACGCCACATAATTGCCCGATCACAAAACAGGTGGCTGCAGTTCTGGATCATATTGACCTCGACCAGGTCTTCACGGACTACGTGGCTGAGGGCAAAGACCCGGCTATATACTTCTTTGAAGAGTTCACCAGAGCTTGCAACGCATTGGCTTCAAGAAAACGCGGAGTGCACTATTCCCCTCCGACAATTGTCTCATACATGGTCCGCTGTGTCGAGTCTATATTGTCCGCAAACATGGGCATATCGATGCAGGATGCGGTGGTGATCGACCCGTGCTGTGGGATGGGAACATTTCTAAAATACATCGAAGACAACTGCAAACACGGTCGACTGATCGGTATGGAACTCGATCCGACCCCAGCAAAACTGGCTTTGCACATCCTGAGAAAATCAGAGATTATCCAAGCCAACAGTCTCGATAAGACAGACCTCGACATTGGGAATAATATGCCGGTCATAATAGGCAATCCGCCCTATTCAGGCCATTCGTCCAACGCAGGCAAAATCGAAGAACTGCTTGCCGACTATAAAGATGGCCTTGCCGAACGCAACCCCAAATGGCTCCAGGACGATTATGTAAAGTTCATGCGAATGGCTCAGAATCATATAGATTCAGCAGACAAGGGTATAGTCGCGTTCATCACAAACCACAGTTACCTTTTTAACCCGACATTTCGAGTGATGCGCGAAAGCCTGATGCGCTCTTTCAACCACACTTATATCCTGGACCTCAATGGCAATGCAAAGATAAATGCAGAACGCTCAGACGAGAATGTGTTCCCTATCCAGATGGGTGTCGCAATATCGTTTATGGTAAAAAACGCGGATTGCAACAACAAACGTTTATACTATACTCAACTGCACGGCACCCGCACGCAAAAACTCGACACTCTATCGCATATGAGCTTCACTGATACTCCGTGGAAAGATATAACACCTATAAAGCCGTTCAACCTCTTCATTCCAGTCGATAATGACCTTCAGAAGGAGTATTACGCATACCCTTCTATCCTGGACCTGTTCAATGAAAGGAGCGTAGGGTTTGTGACCTCGCGCGATGAGTTCGCTGTCGATGAGGACAGGCAGGCTCTGCTCGAACGAATAACGGCTCTCAGAGACGACAAAATCTCACCGGATGAGATTCGCGGTCGCTATGCAGTAGGTGACCTGGATATCGAGTCTGCAAGACAAACACTTCAACTCGACCCGGACTGGGAAAGCAAAATTGTGGAGGCGACCTACAGGCCGTTCGACAGGCGCTGGGTGTATCTGTCAAAGGCCGTCATGGAGCGGCCAAGGCTGCCTTTTATGGAGAACATGCTTCATGACAACATAGCCCTGGCCGTCGGGCGTGCAGGTCGGGTTACTGGATCGAGCGAATGGGATGTAGTTTTCTGTGCGGACTGTCCGACTGACCTGAATTTGTTCCGCCGAGGCGGAGCCATGCTGCTGCCGAAATATATTTATACTGATGGACACAGAAAATCCAATCTCAAATCGGACAATGATGGAATCTTCTTTTACATATATGCGGTCCTTTACAGCGTGCAGTATAGAGCGCGCTATGCCGATTTCCTCAAGTCCGACTACCCCCGCATCCCAATAGTGGATAACTCGCACATATTTGATGAGCTTGTCGATCTGGGGAAGGAGCTTATTGCGGTCCACCTGATGCCCAACAAGGTGTTTCCGGGAGATATGTCACAGATGACGATAGGAGGCTATGGCATTCCGCTGGGAAGCGCGGTTATCAGGACAGGTGTTATACAAAAGAAGATCGATAAGGCTCTTTGTTCGGGCGCAATCTGA
- the pfkA gene encoding 6-phosphofructokinase, translating to MKRIAVLTSGGDAPGMNACIRAVVRYGMAAGAEVYGVTRGYAGLMENEIRVLTSRDVGGIIRQGGTILMSARSMEFKTPEGQAKALDVLHGWNIDGLVVIGGDGSLHGAACLNDLGFPVVGVPASIDNDISGTEMAIGVDTALNTILDAMDKIKDTASAHQRAFIIEVMGREYGYLALMSGIAGGAEMVVLPGVQVDKGTVIREVRSAFLRGKPHFIIVAAEGASTPEKSITALLTEYVTESGHDARSTVLGHVQRGGSPTCYDRLLGTRLGAAAVDSLIAGNTGVMVGVTGNNMVTTDLGAVLSTRPELSLEALKLAEPLAH from the coding sequence ATGAAACGAATAGCAGTTTTAACCAGCGGCGGGGATGCGCCGGGCATGAATGCCTGCATTCGAGCCGTGGTCAGATATGGAATGGCTGCGGGGGCCGAGGTCTACGGCGTCACTCGTGGCTACGCAGGTCTGATGGAAAATGAAATAAGAGTGCTTACTTCTCGCGATGTGGGCGGAATAATCCGCCAGGGCGGCACGATCCTCATGAGCGCCCGATCGATGGAATTCAAAACCCCTGAGGGTCAGGCAAAAGCGCTTGATGTGCTTCATGGATGGAACATAGATGGCCTGGTCGTGATCGGTGGTGATGGCTCTCTTCATGGCGCGGCATGCCTCAACGATCTGGGTTTTCCGGTGGTTGGAGTGCCGGCTTCAATAGACAATGACATATCGGGCACGGAGATGGCGATAGGCGTAGATACGGCCTTGAACACAATCCTCGATGCAATGGACAAGATCAAAGATACTGCCAGTGCTCACCAGCGCGCATTCATTATAGAAGTCATGGGCAGGGAGTATGGCTATTTGGCGCTTATGTCTGGGATCGCGGGCGGCGCTGAGATGGTTGTTTTGCCGGGTGTGCAGGTTGATAAGGGAACAGTGATCCGCGAAGTCAGGTCTGCTTTTCTGCGCGGCAAACCGCACTTTATTATTGTGGCAGCCGAGGGGGCTTCCACACCCGAGAAATCAATTACGGCGCTTCTGACCGAGTATGTGACTGAATCCGGCCATGACGCACGATCGACTGTGCTGGGTCATGTCCAGCGCGGCGGCAGCCCTACGTGCTATGACAGGCTCCTAGGCACGCGACTCGGCGCGGCGGCAGTGGACAGCCTTATTGCGGGTAATACAGGCGTGATGGTAGGGGTTACTGGCAACAATATGGTGACGACCGATCTCGGTGCCGTGCTTTCAACACGTCCTGAACTCAGCCTTGAAGCCCTCAAGCTCGCAGAACCACTGGCACACTAA